CCGGGCAAGACAGATTCAACTTCACTTGGGATATTCTTAAGGAAGGAGCTTTAGGGATAGTCATTCTTGTGGGCGGTCATGATCCAAGCCAGCTTCCTTTATTAAAAAAAATACATGATAAATTTGTAACCGAATCGACTGTTCCCTATATCCTGGGTGTTACTCATCAGGACTTAAAAGAAGTGTGGACACCCGAAGAAATAGCCCTTTACCTCAATATAGATCCTTATCTGTGCGTTGGTATAAATGCGTTGGATGAAAATAGTGCGACAGATCTATTGGTACGTTTATTCGAAATCATTGAAAAAGGGATGGGTGAATAACTCTTATTTTTAGGTGAAATTTAGTTCTCTTTTAAAAGAGCTAAATAAAGAAGCAAAAAGAAGTTAAGGAAAAAGTTTTTTCAATTTTTCTTGATCTATGCTTAGAACAAAATTATGAACTTTTAATCTAAAATTATAAATTCAAAAAGGAGCATGTTAAAATGTCTATTTCTGAGGAACTCAATATTGTACTTGGAGGATTACGAAGCGCTGTTCCAGAGATTACCGCAGCCTTGATCGCTACCACAGATGGTTTACCCGTTGCTCACTCTCTTAGTTCAGGTGATCCCAATCGGCTTTCGGCCATGGCTGCAACAGCCTTAGGACTGGGGAAAAGAATATGTGAAACATTTGGAGGAGGTGAGTTCAAAGAAAATACTGTGTCAGGTTCAGAAGGACAAATGTTTATCTATTCTGCTGGGGGAAAAGCGGTTCTTGGTGTCATCACAAAAACAGGCGGTAATGTTGGGCTTATCCATCTTGAGTCAAGAGAAGCAGCCAATAAAATCGCTTTAATCTTAAGTCGAGGGATGTAAGGGAACAGAGATTTGTTCATTATTTTTACTTGACTTTCATATTGTCATC
The DNA window shown above is from Methylacidiphilum caldifontis and carries:
- a CDS encoding GTP-binding protein, giving the protein MNENVIKIFVTGPSGAGKTTFIRSISQSEVISTDVPCTDMVGKKETTVAMDYGTLDLDRYSIHLFGSPGQDRFNFTWDILKEGALGIVILVGGHDPSQLPLLKKIHDKFVTESTVPYILGVTHQDLKEVWTPEEIALYLNIDPYLCVGINALDENSATDLLVRLFEIIEKGMGE
- a CDS encoding roadblock/LC7 domain-containing protein is translated as MSISEELNIVLGGLRSAVPEITAALIATTDGLPVAHSLSSGDPNRLSAMAATALGLGKRICETFGGGEFKENTVSGSEGQMFIYSAGGKAVLGVITKTGGNVGLIHLESREAANKIALILSRGM